A stretch of the Glutamicibacter sp. JL.03c genome encodes the following:
- the ruvA gene encoding Holliday junction branch migration protein RuvA, with the protein MISSLTGTVQAVTLNTAVIDVNGFGMLVNATPGTLSTLHAGRDSTVFTSMVVREDSMTLFGFASADERDVFEVLISVSGIGPRTGLAILAVHSPEEVRIAANTKDTAAFTKVSGIGPKGASRIVLELNGKLVPTGAAATPVPGAETASVWEPQVIEALTGLGWSEKDATSTLKSLSKAEPEIVSGGNVAEILRAALRSMSSGTRA; encoded by the coding sequence ATGATCAGCTCATTGACCGGCACCGTTCAAGCGGTGACCCTCAACACGGCAGTTATTGACGTCAACGGCTTCGGCATGCTGGTTAATGCCACCCCTGGAACCCTTTCGACCTTGCACGCAGGACGGGATTCCACCGTATTCACCTCGATGGTGGTGCGCGAAGATTCCATGACTCTGTTCGGATTCGCCAGCGCTGATGAACGTGATGTCTTCGAAGTCCTGATCTCCGTTTCGGGCATCGGCCCTCGCACCGGACTGGCTATCCTGGCGGTTCACAGCCCGGAAGAAGTCCGCATTGCGGCCAACACCAAGGACACCGCCGCCTTTACCAAGGTTTCGGGTATCGGCCCCAAGGGCGCGAGCCGGATCGTGCTTGAATTGAACGGAAAACTCGTTCCAACCGGCGCTGCCGCGACGCCGGTACCCGGCGCCGAGACGGCCAGCGTCTGGGAGCCGCAGGTGATCGAGGCACTCACCGGTCTGGGGTGGAGCGAAAAGGACGCAACCAGCACGCTCAAGTCGCTCTCCAAGGCAGAACCGGAAATTGTTTCCGGGGGCAATGTCGCCGAAATCTTGCGCGCCGCGCTGCGCAGCATGTCCAGCGGGACCCGAGCCTAA
- a CDS encoding DUF6226 family protein, giving the protein MLQGYQRPKITHNAYTDDSGAPIGYGQRWDDQPPAETYSVTAHPQRFSPVQVVAEALVEWICEFYKVRCFEDPGLAAQLRVPSDELVRSVRLFPEDSRCAPMGLVFTRFPGVQLRFGALFQAAMPHCGCDACDESVPDLLDELEAQVGAVLSGSFVEVLDLENGRMTHQFNVEELGSCQQATGLDEISPAQLAWARAVIPVDGAWAPWPAR; this is encoded by the coding sequence ATGCTTCAGGGGTACCAGCGTCCAAAGATAACCCACAATGCCTACACAGATGACAGTGGCGCACCTATTGGCTATGGGCAGCGATGGGACGACCAGCCACCAGCGGAAACCTACTCGGTAACAGCGCATCCGCAGCGCTTCTCCCCTGTGCAAGTTGTGGCTGAGGCGCTCGTGGAATGGATCTGCGAATTCTACAAGGTGCGGTGTTTCGAAGACCCCGGCCTAGCGGCCCAATTGCGGGTACCTAGTGACGAGTTGGTGCGCTCAGTGAGATTGTTTCCGGAAGATTCGCGTTGTGCACCCATGGGCCTGGTTTTCACCAGGTTTCCCGGGGTGCAGCTTCGATTCGGCGCATTATTCCAGGCAGCCATGCCCCACTGCGGTTGCGATGCCTGCGATGAATCTGTCCCGGATCTGCTCGACGAGCTTGAGGCACAAGTGGGAGCGGTCCTCTCCGGCTCTTTTGTTGAAGTCCTGGATCTGGAGAACGGCCGGATGACCCATCAATTCAACGTGGAGGAGCTAGGTTCCTGTCAACAAGCGACAGGACTCGACGAAATTTCTCCCGCGCAGCTTGCATGGGCCCGTGCGGTCATTCCCGTGGATGGCGCGTGGGCGCCCTGGCCGGCACGCTAG
- the ruvC gene encoding crossover junction endodeoxyribonuclease RuvC, protein MSLRVVGVDPGLTRCGLAVVDVAANRQVSLVDVTVAGTPPGTPLDARLLKIANAIDAWLDEHKPDVLALERVFASANVSTVIGTAQVTGVVITAAARRGIPVALHTPTEVKAAVTGSGQATKAAIGKMVAKICRLDEPPKPADAADAVALAIAHGWRGAASGSNASASAAGASGSSQLTGAQQAWIAAEASAKRRAVRR, encoded by the coding sequence TTGTCCCTTCGCGTAGTCGGCGTCGACCCCGGACTGACCCGTTGTGGTCTTGCCGTGGTCGACGTCGCTGCAAACAGGCAAGTATCGCTGGTCGACGTCACCGTCGCCGGCACCCCGCCGGGCACTCCATTGGATGCCCGGCTTCTGAAGATCGCCAATGCCATCGACGCATGGCTCGATGAGCACAAGCCCGATGTCCTGGCGCTCGAACGCGTCTTCGCTTCGGCCAACGTTTCGACAGTGATCGGCACGGCCCAGGTCACGGGTGTCGTCATCACCGCAGCGGCCCGTCGCGGAATCCCCGTGGCACTGCATACCCCCACCGAGGTGAAAGCCGCGGTGACCGGCTCCGGCCAGGCCACGAAAGCCGCCATTGGAAAAATGGTCGCGAAGATCTGCCGGCTCGATGAGCCTCCGAAACCCGCCGACGCGGCAGACGCCGTCGCTTTGGCAATCGCGCACGGTTGGCGTGGAGCGGCCTCCGGGTCCAACGCTTCGGCTTCAGCCGCTGGTGCCTCTGGCTCCTCCCAGCTCACCGGTGCGCAGCAAGCATGGATCGCGGCCGAGGCCTCGGCCAAACGGAGAGCAGTTCGCCGGTAG
- a CDS encoding dihydrofolate reductase family protein, producing MSEIIFDAAVSLNGFLADENHSLQWLFDVPGAHEPDPALLPQNVGVHVEGAHTYMWMVENENLVANPQKWQEYYPGVTTYVFTTRNLPIPDGADVRLVNGSVQEILPEIRDVAGEKNIWVLGGGELLGQFFDIDAIDTLALTVAPAALSGGASLLPRTIGSERLELSEARQAGPFARLVYRVKRDE from the coding sequence ATGAGCGAGATCATTTTTGACGCGGCGGTCAGTCTCAACGGTTTCCTGGCCGACGAAAACCATAGCCTGCAATGGCTTTTCGACGTGCCTGGAGCTCACGAGCCAGACCCGGCCCTGCTCCCGCAAAACGTGGGCGTCCACGTTGAAGGCGCTCACACCTATATGTGGATGGTCGAGAACGAGAACCTTGTCGCAAATCCGCAGAAATGGCAGGAATACTATCCCGGCGTGACCACATACGTGTTCACGACCCGAAATCTGCCGATTCCTGACGGAGCTGATGTGCGGCTGGTCAACGGATCCGTGCAAGAAATCCTCCCCGAAATCCGTGATGTCGCGGGGGAAAAGAACATCTGGGTGCTCGGCGGTGGCGAACTGCTTGGACAATTCTTCGATATCGACGCAATCGATACGCTCGCGCTAACGGTTGCTCCGGCGGCACTATCTGGCGGGGCATCGCTCTTGCCGCGAACGATCGGCAGCGAACGTTTGGAACTCTCGGAGGCAAGGCAAGCCGGGCCATTCGCGCGTCTCGTATATCGCGTCAAGCGCGATGAATGA
- a CDS encoding TauD/TfdA dioxygenase family protein: protein MSTTAATRLHVTKLGEHIGARIDGLDLTGALSPDTVSAIREALNEHKALVFSQSGIISEEQQEIFAAHFGPLTTAHPR from the coding sequence ATGAGCACAACCGCCGCAACCCGCCTGCATGTCACTAAGCTGGGCGAGCACATCGGTGCACGCATTGATGGACTGGATCTTACCGGGGCACTAAGTCCGGATACCGTCAGCGCTATTCGCGAAGCCTTGAATGAACACAAGGCATTGGTATTCAGCCAGTCAGGAATTATCAGCGAGGAACAGCAAGAAATATTCGCTGCGCACTTTGGTCCGCTGACTACAGCTCACCCAAGGTGA
- the pdxT gene encoding pyridoxal 5'-phosphate synthase glutaminase subunit PdxT, producing the protein MPKIGVLALQGDFREHLASLQRLGQETLAVRSPEDLAAVDALVIPGGESSVIDRLSRNYSLAEPIKRRIADGMPAYGSCAGMIMLADRIENPAVSSTGAIQQSFGGMDMTVRRNAFGRQVDSFEFQLDFLGKNLEAVFIRAPEAVQVGPDVQVISTVPAEGDGEQGRIVAVRQGNLLATSFHPEVTGSTAIHEFFIQLTRGDA; encoded by the coding sequence ATGCCGAAAATTGGCGTCCTCGCTCTCCAGGGCGATTTCCGCGAACATCTTGCTTCCCTGCAACGTCTGGGACAGGAAACTCTTGCTGTACGTTCACCAGAAGACCTCGCAGCAGTCGACGCCCTGGTCATCCCCGGGGGAGAGTCCTCGGTTATCGACCGGCTATCCCGGAATTATTCTCTGGCAGAACCCATCAAGCGGCGTATCGCAGATGGCATGCCAGCCTATGGTTCCTGCGCCGGGATGATCATGCTCGCAGACCGGATTGAAAACCCCGCGGTCTCCAGCACTGGTGCCATCCAGCAGAGCTTTGGCGGCATGGACATGACCGTTCGACGCAATGCGTTTGGCCGCCAGGTGGACTCTTTTGAATTCCAGTTGGACTTTCTAGGGAAGAACCTCGAAGCGGTGTTCATTCGCGCTCCAGAAGCGGTGCAGGTTGGCCCCGATGTCCAAGTGATCAGCACGGTTCCAGCCGAAGGCGATGGCGAACAGGGTAGAATTGTTGCAGTACGTCAGGGAAATTTGTTGGCAACCAGCTTTCACCCGGAAGTCACCGGCAGCACGGCGATCCACGAATTTTTCATCCAACTCACGCGAGGAGACGCTTAA
- a CDS encoding GNAT family N-acetyltransferase, whose amino-acid sequence MTTIASAQDALSHWHQALAVATGGKIFTTHGCSWAWQPVRKRLILLFPENAEQAGLRPALAEGHRLGARRVEAWVNSGADSAELKAAGFSDNAQVSWHAGPLAIPVDRWPGKIRLGNNVPEATGADAAELNVTNLWRDLSSQLSSGHPALRRVEHALARTDEGEIVGRGFAQQGLGGQLMVHSLAVGKQHRRHGVGTALLQGLSRSMINPLSPPDEEVAIELLAAATPSSADFFTANGLKLLGRGRHMVLRSWA is encoded by the coding sequence ATGACGACGATTGCCTCCGCACAGGATGCACTGAGCCACTGGCACCAGGCACTGGCCGTGGCCACCGGTGGAAAGATTTTTACCACGCATGGATGCTCATGGGCCTGGCAGCCGGTGCGCAAGCGGCTGATCCTGCTGTTCCCCGAGAACGCGGAACAAGCTGGTCTGCGCCCGGCCTTGGCTGAGGGCCATCGTTTGGGAGCCAGACGCGTTGAAGCATGGGTGAACTCAGGCGCCGACTCGGCAGAGTTGAAGGCTGCAGGGTTCTCCGACAACGCGCAGGTATCGTGGCACGCTGGCCCGTTGGCGATCCCGGTGGATCGATGGCCCGGAAAAATCCGGTTGGGCAATAACGTGCCGGAAGCCACCGGCGCCGATGCCGCCGAACTGAACGTGACCAACCTCTGGCGAGACCTGAGCAGCCAGTTGTCCAGCGGGCATCCAGCCTTGCGTCGAGTGGAACATGCTCTGGCCCGAACCGACGAAGGAGAAATTGTTGGTCGAGGCTTCGCACAGCAAGGTCTGGGCGGGCAGCTCATGGTTCATTCGCTGGCTGTCGGCAAGCAGCACCGCCGCCACGGCGTTGGCACCGCATTGCTCCAAGGCCTTTCCCGATCGATGATCAACCCGCTGTCTCCACCAGATGAAGAAGTGGCCATTGAGCTCTTGGCCGCGGCGACTCCATCCAGTGCCGATTTCTTCACTGCCAATGGGCTGAAGCTGCTTGGTCGAGGACGCCATATGGTTCTTCGCTCCTGGGCGTAG
- a CDS encoding M3 family metallopeptidase → MQNPLLAPSANPYQWPAFDELTAEHYLEAAKLGAAQQRAELQRIIEEQSAPDFANTFLALEASGQVLRRSMMTYFSVLSAHGTEPIRAIQTEMSSIFSAQEDEIYLNQALYSRLQAADCSGLAGEDARLAEQTLKAFRLAGADLDEAQKQQLKQLNAQLSELSSEFSNRVLENQNAHAVHFDSAGELDGLSPQALESAAQAAKQAGHAAGYLLPLVSPTQQPVLESLTRGEARRKVFAASITRGISENPTLQLAADMAKLRAERAALLGFANHAETVLAQATAPSTAAVEQRLAELTKAATANARKEAEVLGSIAGHEVQAWDWKYYSNQVLREQYAVDSESLRNYFELDRVLIDGVFATATKLYGITFVERFDLPTYHEQVRVFEVFDADGTPLALYTGDYLARETKKGGAWMTSLRDAASYFNERPIVTNTLNISAPAPGDRVLLTLDETNTLFHEFGHALHGMFSNGKYASLSGTSVPRDFVEFPSQVNEMWVLDEQVLPGYAVHHQSGEQLDDETIARIRAAGLWGQGFATTEYLAASVLDWAWHTISVNTVIDDPVAFEQQVLADAGFDAEMIPPRYRTGYFQHIFANGYSAGYYSYIWSEVLDADTVQWFEENGGLMRENGTRFREELLSRGNTRDPLESYELFRGRTARVEPLLRRRGLVNAE, encoded by the coding sequence ATGCAAAATCCGCTCCTGGCGCCCAGCGCCAACCCCTATCAATGGCCGGCATTCGACGAACTCACTGCCGAACACTATTTGGAAGCGGCCAAACTCGGCGCCGCACAACAGCGCGCCGAATTGCAGCGCATCATCGAAGAGCAAAGTGCACCCGACTTTGCCAATACCTTCCTGGCGCTAGAAGCCAGCGGGCAGGTGCTGCGCCGTTCGATGATGACCTATTTCAGCGTCCTATCCGCCCACGGAACCGAACCGATCAGGGCCATCCAGACAGAGATGTCATCGATCTTCAGCGCACAAGAAGACGAGATCTACCTAAACCAGGCCTTGTATTCGCGTTTACAAGCCGCAGATTGTTCGGGATTAGCTGGTGAAGACGCGCGCCTGGCCGAGCAAACGCTCAAAGCATTCAGGCTGGCCGGCGCTGATCTGGATGAAGCCCAGAAGCAGCAGCTGAAGCAGCTCAACGCACAGCTTTCCGAGCTCTCCAGCGAGTTCTCCAATCGCGTACTGGAAAACCAAAACGCCCATGCAGTCCACTTCGACTCGGCTGGCGAGCTGGACGGCCTGTCACCACAGGCCCTCGAATCCGCAGCGCAGGCGGCAAAGCAGGCCGGCCATGCGGCAGGATACCTTCTGCCATTGGTCTCCCCGACGCAGCAGCCGGTTCTGGAGTCCTTGACCAGAGGCGAAGCGCGGCGCAAGGTATTTGCCGCATCCATCACACGCGGGATCTCCGAAAACCCCACGCTCCAGCTGGCCGCAGATATGGCGAAGCTACGTGCCGAACGTGCAGCCCTGCTGGGTTTTGCAAACCACGCTGAAACGGTGCTGGCCCAAGCGACAGCGCCATCGACCGCGGCAGTTGAACAACGCCTCGCGGAATTGACCAAGGCGGCCACCGCCAACGCTCGCAAGGAAGCTGAGGTGCTGGGCAGCATTGCCGGCCACGAAGTGCAGGCGTGGGATTGGAAGTACTACTCCAACCAGGTTTTGCGTGAACAGTATGCCGTGGACTCCGAGTCATTGCGCAATTATTTCGAACTGGACCGAGTACTGATCGATGGTGTATTTGCCACCGCTACCAAGCTCTACGGGATCACCTTCGTCGAGCGTTTTGACCTGCCCACCTATCACGAGCAAGTTCGGGTCTTTGAAGTCTTTGATGCCGACGGCACCCCGCTGGCGCTCTACACCGGCGACTATCTGGCCCGCGAGACGAAGAAGGGTGGCGCCTGGATGACCAGCCTCCGTGATGCCGCTTCCTATTTCAATGAACGTCCGATTGTCACCAACACCTTGAACATTTCGGCTCCTGCCCCTGGAGACAGGGTTTTGCTCACCCTGGACGAGACCAATACGCTCTTCCACGAGTTCGGCCACGCCCTGCATGGCATGTTCTCCAACGGGAAGTACGCTTCGCTCTCGGGCACCTCGGTCCCCCGGGATTTTGTCGAGTTCCCCTCGCAGGTCAACGAGATGTGGGTGCTGGATGAGCAGGTGCTGCCCGGCTATGCCGTGCATCACCAGTCCGGAGAGCAACTCGATGATGAAACCATTGCCAGGATCCGTGCAGCGGGACTGTGGGGCCAGGGGTTTGCCACGACCGAGTATCTGGCAGCGAGCGTTCTGGACTGGGCTTGGCACACCATCAGCGTGAACACGGTCATTGATGATCCTGTAGCGTTCGAGCAGCAGGTCCTAGCTGACGCCGGCTTTGATGCCGAGATGATTCCGCCACGCTATCGGACCGGTTATTTCCAGCACATTTTCGCCAACGGGTATTCCGCTGGCTACTACTCATACATCTGGAGCGAGGTGCTCGATGCCGACACTGTGCAGTGGTTCGAGGAAAATGGGGGCCTCATGCGCGAAAATGGTACTCGGTTCCGTGAGGAGCTGCTGTCGCGCGGGAATACGCGCGATCCCCTAGAGTCCTACGAATTATTCCGCGGCCGCACCGCACGGGTAGAACCGCTGCTGCGCCGTCGAGGATTGGTGAACGCAGAATAA
- a CDS encoding CapA family protein, with the protein MHSRLPLACRSLTAGVLLSALLAGCSASVEPDEAPRPSKPALASTPAPESSATSEPKEFSLMVTGDVLLHPPLLEQARSAAKSGNGKDYDFSALLAGLKPYANDADAALCNLETPIGTSPYSGYPRFTVPAQILSDLKSIGYDGCTTATNHTVDAGTSGVNRTLDALEEQELFATGSYRSKKEAQEPPIMQIDGIKLGVIASTFSLNGLPEAADWQVDTGVDAQKLIQRGKSARQDGADVVVAAIHDGTEYSNRPTAQQRKLGRELAESGVFDFIYMHHTHSALPIEKHDGTWIVYGLGNSVAKHATKTILNREGISVKATFSHDEKSGDWKVSQLQWVPHMLSQSPVAWCQVFEASACLPEADAKASLPRTTATVNAYGAFDDGLEDWKIE; encoded by the coding sequence ATGCACTCACGTTTGCCTCTGGCCTGCCGTTCCTTGACCGCCGGCGTACTGCTTTCGGCACTGCTGGCAGGGTGCTCGGCAAGCGTCGAGCCGGACGAAGCACCCCGCCCTTCCAAGCCCGCGCTGGCAAGCACCCCTGCTCCCGAGTCCAGTGCAACCAGCGAGCCGAAGGAGTTTTCGCTCATGGTGACCGGGGATGTCTTGTTGCATCCTCCGCTGCTCGAGCAGGCTCGCAGCGCTGCCAAGTCCGGCAACGGGAAGGACTACGATTTTTCTGCTTTGCTTGCGGGCCTGAAACCCTATGCGAACGACGCAGATGCCGCCCTATGCAATCTCGAAACCCCCATCGGCACGTCACCGTACTCCGGCTATCCCCGGTTCACCGTCCCTGCGCAGATTCTCTCCGATCTCAAATCCATCGGCTATGACGGCTGCACCACTGCCACCAACCACACGGTCGACGCCGGAACCAGCGGGGTGAACAGGACCCTGGACGCGCTGGAGGAGCAGGAGCTGTTTGCCACCGGGTCGTACCGCAGCAAGAAAGAAGCGCAGGAACCGCCGATCATGCAGATCGACGGCATCAAGCTCGGCGTGATTGCCAGTACGTTCTCGCTCAATGGCCTGCCGGAGGCCGCCGACTGGCAGGTTGATACCGGAGTCGACGCGCAAAAGCTGATACAGCGCGGAAAATCGGCCCGCCAGGATGGTGCTGACGTTGTGGTGGCCGCAATTCACGATGGCACTGAATATTCGAACAGGCCAACTGCCCAACAGCGCAAACTGGGCCGGGAGCTGGCCGAATCTGGAGTCTTCGACTTCATCTACATGCACCACACGCATTCGGCGCTGCCAATCGAAAAACACGATGGCACCTGGATCGTCTACGGGCTGGGAAATTCGGTGGCCAAGCATGCGACAAAAACCATCTTGAACCGAGAAGGAATCAGCGTCAAGGCAACGTTCAGCCACGATGAGAAGTCGGGTGACTGGAAAGTTTCACAACTTCAATGGGTGCCGCATATGCTCTCGCAATCACCGGTGGCATGGTGCCAGGTATTCGAAGCATCGGCTTGCTTGCCCGAAGCCGATGCCAAGGCATCACTACCTCGGACGACGGCCACCGTAAATGCCTACGGCGCATTCGATGATGGCCTGGAGGACTGGAAAATCGAATAA
- the pdxS gene encoding pyridoxal 5'-phosphate synthase lyase subunit PdxS — MSNTQNSVVGSDRVKRGMAEMLKGGVIMDVVTPEQARIAEDAGAVAVMALERVPADIRAQGGVSRMSDPDMIDGIISEVSIPVMAKARIGHFVEAQILQSLGVDYIDESEVLSPADYENHIDKWPFTVPFVCGATNLGEALRRINEGAAMIRSKGEAGTGDVSNATGHMRKIRAEIAKLAALPEDELYVAAKELQAPYELVKEIAHTGKLPVVLFTAGGIATPADAAMMMQLGADGVFVGSGIFKSGNPVQRAEAIVKATTFFDNPDELAKISRGLGEAMVGINVADVPVPHRLAERGW, encoded by the coding sequence ATGTCTAACACTCAGAACTCCGTCGTCGGTTCGGACCGCGTCAAGCGCGGCATGGCCGAAATGCTCAAGGGCGGCGTCATCATGGATGTGGTCACTCCCGAGCAGGCCCGCATCGCTGAAGATGCCGGTGCCGTAGCAGTCATGGCTCTGGAGCGTGTTCCTGCAGATATTCGTGCCCAGGGCGGCGTATCGCGCATGAGCGACCCGGACATGATCGATGGCATCATTAGCGAGGTCTCCATCCCGGTCATGGCCAAGGCCCGCATCGGCCACTTCGTCGAGGCGCAGATCCTGCAGTCCCTGGGCGTGGACTACATCGACGAGTCCGAGGTGCTCTCCCCAGCTGACTACGAGAACCACATCGACAAGTGGCCATTCACCGTGCCATTCGTCTGCGGCGCCACCAACCTGGGCGAAGCCCTGCGCCGCATCAATGAGGGCGCAGCCATGATCCGCTCCAAGGGCGAAGCGGGAACCGGCGATGTCTCGAACGCCACCGGGCACATGCGCAAGATCCGCGCCGAGATCGCCAAGCTCGCTGCCCTTCCAGAAGACGAGCTGTACGTTGCCGCCAAGGAATTGCAGGCACCATACGAGTTGGTCAAGGAAATCGCGCACACCGGCAAGCTGCCAGTAGTGCTGTTCACCGCGGGTGGCATCGCCACCCCGGCCGATGCTGCGATGATGATGCAGCTGGGCGCCGACGGCGTGTTCGTCGGCTCGGGCATCTTCAAGTCCGGCAACCCGGTGCAGCGCGCCGAAGCCATCGTGAAGGCCACCACCTTCTTCGACAACCCGGACGAGCTGGCCAAGATCTCCCGCGGCCTGGGCGAAGCCATGGTCGGTATCAATGTCGCCGACGTGCCAGTACCTCACCGCCTGGCAGAGCGCGGCTGGTAA
- a CDS encoding YebC/PmpR family DNA-binding transcriptional regulator, with amino-acid sequence MSGHSKWATTKHKKAAIDAKRAKAFAKFIKGIEVAARAGGADLSGNPALELAVSKAKKNSVPVNNIDRAIKRGAGLTGEVVDYTEIIYEARGPQGSALLIECLTDNKNRAASEVRVGITRNGGTVADPGSVAYLFNRQGVVRLPKGELTEDDLLMTVLDAGADEILDEDDSFAIVSDPSDLRAVAAALDEAEISYESDEMEFLPSMKVELDVDGARKFLKLFDALEELDDVQNVYTNADLSDEVRAALDEEQ; translated from the coding sequence ATGTCAGGCCACTCCAAATGGGCAACCACCAAGCACAAGAAGGCTGCGATCGACGCCAAGCGCGCCAAAGCCTTCGCCAAATTCATTAAGGGCATCGAAGTTGCAGCACGTGCCGGCGGCGCCGACTTGTCCGGCAACCCGGCGCTGGAACTTGCTGTCAGCAAGGCCAAGAAGAACTCTGTGCCGGTGAACAACATCGACCGCGCCATCAAGCGTGGCGCCGGCCTGACCGGTGAGGTCGTTGACTACACCGAAATCATCTACGAAGCACGCGGCCCACAGGGCTCGGCTCTGCTGATTGAATGCCTTACCGACAACAAGAACCGTGCAGCCTCCGAAGTTCGCGTGGGCATCACCCGCAACGGCGGCACTGTCGCCGACCCGGGCTCGGTGGCCTACCTGTTCAACCGCCAGGGCGTTGTCCGTTTGCCGAAGGGCGAACTGACCGAAGACGATCTGCTGATGACCGTGCTGGATGCCGGCGCCGACGAGATCCTGGACGAGGACGATAGCTTCGCCATCGTTTCGGACCCATCTGACCTGCGCGCAGTTGCCGCCGCGCTGGACGAGGCAGAGATCTCCTACGAGTCCGATGAAATGGAATTCCTGCCTTCGATGAAGGTGGAGCTGGACGTTGATGGCGCCCGCAAGTTCCTCAAGCTCTTCGACGCGCTGGAAGAACTTGACGACGTGCAGAACGTCTACACCAACGCCGATCTGTCCGACGAGGTTCGCGCCGCGCTGGACGAAGAGCAGTAA